The Macaca nemestrina isolate mMacNem1 chromosome 8, mMacNem.hap1, whole genome shotgun sequence genome contains the following window.
ACGATGGGCTGCTGACATGGGATTAGCATCTCCAGCCCCGACCTTGCCCCTGAGCTCCAGAGTCGTGATCTTATGGTGGCTTATGGTGGGAAAGGCAGCATACCCTCTGCAGTCAAAACCTGCATTCAGTACGTAATCTCCTAACATTGAGTTATTACTTGTAAAACATTGAAAATGGTGACGAGTATGACATTGTAGTTGTTAATTATCTCTGAAATCTCCACTTTGGATAAATGATAGACAATTCACATCTAACACAAactaagtacattttaaaattttcttctcaaCCTGTTCTCTCCTCTGTCTTTGTCATGTCAGTAACTGATACCAGCATCTGCCCCgttgctcaggccaaaaccttagatgttttccttgattatttttttccctccctcatCCCCTACAGCCAATCCGTTTCCATCCTATCTTCAGAATGTATTATACCTGGAATTTGTCCATCTCTCCCATCTATACTGCCACTCTCCATTAGAGTGTGTTCATATTTCAAGTGGATTACCAAAGTATTCCGGCTATTCTCATGCTCCGAACTTCATCTGCACTAGCCTTCCTTCAGCTCCTTTAACATGCTAAGCTCGTTTACCTTTTAGGGctctgctgttccctctgcctccaAGATGTTTACATGGCTGTTACATCATCTAGATCTTAGCTAGGACATGATCTTCTCAGGGAGACCTTTATGACCACCCAATAGAAAGCAACcagggctaggtgtggtggctcgtgcctgtaatcccagcactttgggaggccaaggcgggtggatcacaaggtcaggagattgagaccatcctgactaacacagtgaaaccccatcgctactaaaaatacaaaaaattagccaggcgtggtggcacacgcctgtaggcccagctactcaggatgctgaggcaggagaatcacttggacccaggaggcggaggttacagtagctgagatcacgccactgcactacagcctggtgacagagcaaagctcttgtctcaaaacaaaaaagaaagaaaccagaacCCCACTTTTTATGTCATATcattgatgttttgttttttttcttgtattccttatttttcttctttataattgatttttgtttacCAACTCCTCCCTGATTATGTAAGTTGCATAAGTGCAGAGAGTGCAGACTTGGTGATCTAAATCATCCAGTGTGTCTACATGGGTTCTTtaacagtgcctggcagataTAGGTTAATACTTACTTATTGATGAATGTTAAACAACTTAGTGAACAATTTTGGAAAATGGGCAGAGCAGatggtttttgttcatttttacatatagagggccgggcatgatggcttacacctgtaacctcaatatttggggaggctgagatgagaggctcacatgagctcaggagttaaagagacctgcctaggcaacatagtaagattccctctctacaaataatttaaaaattatccaggtgtgctGGCGTGCACttctgtcccagctacttgggaggctgaggcaggaggatcacctgagcctgggtggTTGAGGCTCCAGtaaaccatgattgtgccactacacaatcagcctgggctacagtgagaccttgtttcaaaacaaagaaacaaaaactatataGGGGATGGGATCTCACTTCTGTTGTTATGAATAGATAGTACTTTTCGTATGATTTATACATCAAAAAGTATAAAAGATATGCAGGATAGTCTCTCTCCTGCTCTTGTCTCCTAATTATTTCATGGTCATGTACCCTGTTTCTAAATTCTTACGCTTCCAGAGAACTTTTATGCATATAAATgccaacacacaaacacacacacgcccctGTACATTTTAACTTCTGTGCTATCCATTGGTCCTTGGCATATGATGACTACTCCGAAACCTTTGTTAGATGAAAGGtagagtttttatattttgtgtattttctaaaatgtgcTAAGAAACACgttttgttttatgaaaaaaaagtgaacaatagattaatgttttctttcttgtgttttgtgtttgtttttagctCCCTGTGCTGTCAGGAATCTACAGGACTTGGCTCGTATTTACATTCGACGCACACTTAGAAATTTCATAAATGATGAGATGCAGGCCAAGGGGATTCCTCAAAGGGCTCCacccaaaaggaaaagaaagagagttaAACAGAGAATTAACACTTACGTATTTGTGGGTAATCAGCTTATTCCTCAGCCTCTAGACAGTGAGGAGGATGAAAAAATGGAAGAAGATaacaaagaagaggaagaaaaagatcaCAGTGAAGCGATGAAGCCAGAGGAGCCACCTCAAAATTTACTGAGAGAAAAAATCATGAAGCTGCCCCTCCCTGAATCTTTAAAAGCTTACTTGACATATTTTAGAGACAAATAACTTAGATCAAGAAGAAAGAATGCCTACTGATAATTCCTTTAGTCTTGAAAATGTAGCATTTGTTAGGAGTTAAAAGAATTACTTCTTTCATCAGAGCAAATTATAGTGGAAAAAAATTATCACTTGTTTCTGTCAGTAACACAAATGATGTATTCAGTGAATAAAAGAATCCCttttataaaatctatttttctttaaatcttggTAAAATGTTGTTTTAGCTTAGAGTGGTTTCAAAGTGGAATGCAACAGTAGTCAAGACTTGTGTACTATAAATCCTTTTCTGATTCCTTACAGATTTGTAGTGGTGAGGGTtagatttaattttatataaggtTT
Protein-coding sequences here:
- the LOC105463377 gene encoding protein-L-isoaspartate O-methyltransferase domain-containing protein 1 isoform X2: MKILLKVGGILVMPIEDQLTQIMRTGQNTWESKNILAVSFAPLVQPSKNDHGKPDSVGLPPCAVRNLQDLARIYIRRTLRNFINDEMQAKGIPQRAPPKRKRKRVKQRINTYVFVGNQLIPQPLDSEEDEKMEEDNKEEEEKDHSEAMKPEEPPQNLLREKIMKLPLPESLKAYLTYFRDK